From Brucella pseudogrignonensis, a single genomic window includes:
- a CDS encoding GDYXXLXY domain-containing protein has protein sequence MSLLKSKWLYAGAVVAAALQTGILYASIEERASVLRSGHEVVLQTRPVDPRDLMRGDYVILGYDITSIDRKLINGSPVDGSRTVYVSLKPGDGGIWHVARASFTPFTDLALDEVQIRGESTYAISDYPDATLTLRYGIERYYVPEGEGRVIEDSQRDLEITAVVAVNDAGTAVIKALRDKGTQLYEEPLY, from the coding sequence ATGAGCTTATTAAAGAGTAAGTGGCTTTATGCTGGTGCGGTTGTCGCTGCCGCGCTTCAGACAGGCATTCTTTACGCAAGCATTGAGGAACGCGCCTCTGTACTGCGCTCTGGTCATGAGGTCGTACTGCAGACGCGCCCTGTTGATCCTCGAGACCTGATGCGTGGTGATTATGTGATCCTTGGCTATGACATCACGTCGATTGACCGCAAGTTGATCAATGGGTCGCCTGTCGATGGTTCTCGCACTGTTTATGTATCTTTGAAGCCTGGTGATGGCGGCATTTGGCACGTGGCGCGCGCATCTTTCACACCTTTTACGGACCTCGCCTTGGATGAGGTGCAGATTCGTGGAGAATCGACCTATGCGATTTCAGACTATCCAGATGCCACGCTCACTTTGCGCTACGGCATTGAGCGTTATTATGTTCCTGAGGGCGAGGGGCGTGTGATTGAGGATAGCCAACGCGATCTGGAAATCACTGCGGTCGTTGCGGTGAATGATGCAGGGACCGCTGTAATCAAAGCTTTGCGTGATAAAGGAACCCAACTTTACGAAGAGCCGCTCTATTAA